The region CCGCCTGGCGTATCTCAATTATCGTGATATAATGTTCATCACATAGAAAACTGAAAACCGTTTACGCCGGGTTTCAATGATTTGAACCTAGCGTTCCGATCTTACAGTCCTTCGAAGATTTCGATGTCTTTGCTGTCAGCCGTCAGCTGAACGATTGCTTTCTTTGTCTTAGCGGTCTTCCCAAAAGTCATTCCTCTTCTTTTGGTCTTTCCGTCTAAGTTCATAGTGTTCACACTGGCAACCTTTGTACCTGGGAACATCTTTTCAACAGCTTCTTTGATCATAGCCTTGTTCGCATCTGTGTGTACGATAAACGTATACTTCTTGGACGCCATAGCGTTCATGCTTTTCTCAGTTACTACAGGCTTCTGGATTACGTCGTAATACTTAATATCTGCCATTATGCGTACACCTCCTCGATTGCTGCAACAGCAGTCTTGGTAGCAACAACTGTGCTGTACTTTAAGATATCGTACACGTTGATGGTGTTAGCAAAAGCAGTCTTAACAGCAGCGATATTTCTTGCGCTCATTACTGCATTGGTGCTGTCCTCACCCATAACAACGAGTGCCTTGGATACCTTTAAGTTATTTAATACAGTCTGGAACTTCTTTGTCTTGATTTCATCAAACTTTAACTCATCAACAACGATGAATTTGTTCTCATTCACTCTGCTGGTCAGAGCAGACTTAAGAGCAAGTCTTCTTTCCTTCTTGTTGAGTCTGATTGTATAATCTCTTGGTGTGGGAGCGAAAACAACTCCACCGCCTGTCCACTGGGGAGATCTTGTTGAACCCTGTCTTGCGTGACCGGTTCCTTTCTGCTTCCACGGTTTTCTTCCGCCGCCAGATACTTCTGCACGAGTCTTTGCTTTCTGTGTGCCCTGGCGCTTATTTGCAAGCTGGCTTACGACTGCCATGTGTACGAGATGCTCATTAACATCTACACCAAACACTGCATCGTTTAACTCTAATGTGCCAACTTCTTTACCTTCCATATTGTAAACAGATACGTTTGCCATCTGTGTGATCCTCCTTTCTTATAAAAGCATTAGTTCGATGCTTTTACTGTTTCCTTGATTGTTACTAAAGACTTCTTAGGTCCTGGTACAGCACCCTTAACCAGAATCAGGTTGTTTTCTGCATCAACCCTAACGATTTCAAGGTTCTGGATTGTTACCTTCTTATTACCCATCTGGCCAGGCATTTTTTTGCCCTTGAATACCTTGCTCGGATCAGAACATGCACCGTTGGAGCCTGCATGACGATGGAACTTGGAACCGTGAGCCATAGGTCCTCTGGACTGTCCGTGTCTCTTAATAGCACCCTGGAAACCTTTCCCTTTGGAGATTGCGGTAGCGTCGATCTTATCACCTGCTGCAAAGATCTCTGCCTTGATTTCATCTTTAACAGAATACTGGTCAGCATTCTCAAGCTTAAACTCTCTTACATATCTCTTGTAAGATACTCCGGCCTTATCAAAATGGCCCTTAATTGGCTTGCTGACAAGCTTTTCTCTCTTATCAACATAACCAACCTGTACTGCACTGTAACCATCGTTCTCTACGGTCTTAACCTGTGTTACGACACAAGGACCAGCCTGAAGAACCGTTACTGGAGTTAATACTCCGTTTTCATTGAAGATCTGTGTCATTCCGACTTTGGTAGCTAAAATACCCTTCTTCATGTTTATACCTCCTGTTTGTTAATTCTACAGCGGATTGCTTTCGCAATCATCCTAGAACAGTCCAATATACGTGGAACACTATGACTCCGCCCGGCAGTATCATGATTGTAATCCAACCAAGGCCACCATTCGCCGCTCGCTGAAAGTGGTAACACTTTCTGCTCGCTTTCGCATGCAGAGATGTTGATTCCTTACAGGAAACGTGTTGCTTCTATATTAAAACCCTTCAGGACATGCATGGAACATTTTCCATAATGCTTCTGATGAAGATTATTTATTCTTCATCTTGATATCGATGTACACACCTGCCGGCATTTCCAGTCTGGATAATGCATCAACAGTTTTCTGGCTTGGTGTAATGATATCAATGAGTCTCTTATGCGTTCTCTGCTCGAACTGCTCTCTGGAATCTTTGTACTTGTGAACCGCCCTTAAGATGGTTACCACTTCCTTCTTGGTTGGTAACGGCACCGGTCCGCTCACTTTTGATCCTGTCTTTTTTACAGTGTCGATGATTTTGCCTGCAGACTGATCAACCAACTGATGATCATACGCTTTTAATGTGATTCTCATTACTTGACTTGCCATAAAAAAAGTCGCCTCCTTTTCGCACTTAGTAGAAGTACGACAAGCGGTGACTGTACACGTTCCCGTGTGTGTCCTTCAGGATCACACACTGACTTTCTGCTTATATAAACAGAATTTTAAATTGTACAGTGACTTGTCGCCAGTTTCCTAACTTGACATTCGCTCCACGGAAAACCTGCTTATACAAGCAGCAACCTCACGCTTCACAGCTATCATGCCACAGCCTTTGTATGATAGCATATTTTTTTTTACATTGCAAGCATTTTTTTGAAAAAAATGGCGCAAAATCTGATTTTCCCAGTTTTTGCGCCATAGATCGTAATTCCTTAGTCCCAGGTCGGTTCCGTAGGAGCTCTGCCTTCTCCGCTTGGAGTTTCATCATCTACTTTTAATAAGTTTCCGTTGCTTCCGGTTTTATATTTGACTCCCTCGGAGTTTTTTACCGTTGTACTTTTTGCCACCTTTCCGGAAGTGTTAACCACATAGGTGGTTTTGGTGCTTCCCGTAGGAATGGCAATGGCTTCATACTTGGTTCCTTCATCTGCGCACTGAAGTTTGCCCATATAATATAAGGAACCATCCTTGACTCCTGTATAGCCGCGTCCGCTGTCACTGAAATAATAGGTCGCTTCGCTGCCGTCTCCTTCGATCACCCTTACTTTGCCCTTCTGCATGGTGCTGGTCTTCTTATCGCCGAAATAGAAGGCCGTATACTCTGATGTACTGCCAATCATCACCTTCTGCAATCCATATACCGGGTTCCCCAGATTATTAAACAAATAGGTTTTATCGTTTAATTTGATTATATTCTGGGTGCTGGCCTCTCCCTCCTTCGGTCCGGTCTTGGGTACCCCGGAATTGGAGAAATAAAACCATTCTACGCTTTCCTCATATCCGGATAAATCCTGAGGAGGCTCCACAGAATACCAGCCCACTCTCAGCTTTCCATTGCTGTCATAATATTTATAATTTTGAATATCATACTCGGCATTTTCGATTCCCACGTTCTTCCAGCCGGTCTGAAGGGCTCCGTCTGAATCAAAGCAGTAAGATACTCCGTCTATCTTATAGGTGGCATAATCGCCGGAAACATCCTTTGGTACATACTTTTTGCCGCTGTCGTTAAAATAATACCAGTATTTACCGTCATCATTATCTCCTGGAGTAACACGGTCTCCGTTGTTATCGCTGTCAGGAGGAAAAAGCTTCTGCCAGCCAGTGCGCATAGCTCCGTCTGTTCCGCAATAATAAATATTATCAAGGACCCAGCCGGTCTGCATCTCACCATTGGAATCAAAGTAATACCACTTATTATTGATCTTGGACCAGTTGTCCATAATGGCTTTTCCGCTGCTGCCGAAATAATACCATTTGTACTGGGAGCTGCCGGAATCCTGGAACTTCATCCACTTATCCGTCACCAATATACCGTTGGAATCCATGTAGTAGGTATTTTCCACCCAGGTATTTACAGCCATATCCCCGTTGCTGTTTAAATAACGCCATAGGTTGTCCGCACCCTTTTTCCAGGTGTTTGTCACCTTATTTCCGCTTGAATCATAATAAACCCAGGCGCTTCCCGACTGAGCCCAGCCTTCCGCTGCCCAGGCATCCACAGATGAAGCACCAATTGCCAGCATGGCGGTAACAGCCAGCATAATGAGACCTTTTCTTTTCATTTTCTCACTCCTTACATGGATTTCCTTTTTTACTTATATTTATTTTAACAATTAATCTTAGATTATTCAACTGTTTTAATCTTTCAATTCTATTACGAAATTATTGCCCTGCCGTTTCTGTGTCCCTTTCTTTCTATCCTGTACTTGTCCAAAGCTCCTTCCCAAAAAATCATTGCATGTGGCGGTCAGATCAAAAACCGCGTTTTTCCATATTCCTGCTTAGATTTCTTCTGATGATAACGGATATTATTCATCCTTTGCTTAGGAACTTGGGTTAAGGGACAAAAACATGGCGGGTCCATGTAAACCAGGACCCGCCTGAAGCTTTCTTGGGAAATGAAAGAAAGAGCCTTTTCTTTCTATGATTAATTGCAGCGGTTATTACAGCCCCGGTTGCAGCCGCAGCGATTGCACCTGTTGCAGCCTCCCCAGTTACAGCCATTATTCCAACCACAGTTGCAGCGATTATTCCAGCCCCAGTTACAGCCGTTATTCCAGCCCCAATTACAGCAGCCGTTATTAATCCCCCAGTTGCACCAGCGATTGCAGCCGCAGCTGCCTACAGAAAAACCTATATTAAAACAGCACATAAATTTACACCTCATTTTTCAAATTATACTATATTATATTGGACATATAGACAAGGCGTGATTGCTGCCCTTTTCTCATCAATCCTCCGTACTTGACGCTCTTAGTTCCATCCAGTATAATCAAGGAAGTTCCATGTGCTTTGGCTCATGAAACGGCTGAATGACAGAATTATAGGTTTAAACTATTATTATTTATTGATGGAAAGGGCGGCACCAATTATGTGGATTGCAGAAGGCTGGAAAGATTACGAAGTGATAGATTGTTCAGAAGGAGAAAAGCTGGAACGCTGGGGAAAATATCTCCTGGTACGTCCGGACCCACAGGTGATCTGGTCCACTCCCAAGACAGAAAAAGGCTGGAAAAAAATGAACGGCCACTATCACCGCAGCGCCAAGGGCGGCGGTGAATGGGAGTTTTTTGACCTTCCGGAACAGTGGACCATAAGCTACAAGGACCTGACGTTTCAGCTAAAGCCTTTCAGTTTTAAGCATACAGGACTTTTTCCGGAGCAGGCGGCAAACTGGGACTGGTTCAGTGAAAAAATAAAACAGGCAGGACGGCCTGTAAAGGTGCTTAATTTATTTGCCTACACAGGAGGTGCAACTCTGGCAGCCGCAAAAGCAGGCGCTTCTGTCACACATGTAGATGCCTCCAGGGGAATGGTTGGCTGGGCTAAGGAAAACGCCCGGTCTTCAAACCTGGAGTCCTCTTCCATCCGCTGGATGGTGGATGACTGCGTAAAATTTGTTGAAAGAGAGATCAGAAGGGGAAACCATTACGATGGAATCATTATGGATCCTCCTTCCTATGGCAGAGGACCCAAGGGGGAAATCTGGAAAATCGAGGATGCCATTTATCCTTTGGTAAAGCTCTGCGCCCAGCTTCTGTCAGATCAACCTTTGTTTTTCCTGATCAACTCCTATACCACCGGACTGGCTCCTTCTGTACTTTCCTACATGATTTCCACGGAAATCGGCTCGAAATTCGGAGGTACCGTACAATCGGAAGAAGTGGGCCTTCCTGTAACCCGGACCGGACTGGTTCTTCCCTGCGGGGCCTCAGGCAGATGGTGGGCTTAAGGAAGCCTCATCGGCCCCCGTTAACCAGGTTCCACAAAACAGGAAGATAACGGCGCAGAAAGAGGCCGGTCCAGTAACTGAATATCACACAAAGTACCGGCATAAGCAGAAACAGTCCAAGGGGCAGCGCCGGAAAAGCAGGGAGCAGCAATGCTCCCGTTTTATTTATCATTCGTACCATGGCAAAATGAACGGCATATAGAAAAAAATTCTGTCTCATCCAATCTTTCGTCTCTCCCATAAAACGATCCGGAACCAGAAACCACAAGCCAACAGGTATAAAAAGCCGGCAGATTACAGTCGTTGCAGCAATCTCTCCCTTAATGCTTCCGGGAAGATCCAAATCTTTTATGAAAAGCCCGGCAGCCACGAAAAAAAGGCCTGCCCAGAAGCGTTTCCGGCTCCAGGGCTGTTCGGCATACCTTCTCCCTAAAACAGCAGCAAAGGCGCCAAAGCTATAATAAAAAAGGGCATCCAGATTGACAAAAGGCAAGGAGAGGCCCCAGTAAATTGCAGCCAGGGTACCGGTTAATAGCAAAACTCCGGGAAGCATTTTCCGGATTAAGAGGTAAATCACCGGTGCCAGAATAATCAGAACAATGAGCTGGTTCAAATACCAAAACACATAATTATACGTATAATGAAGGACCGCTTCTGCTGCTACAGTAATGCGGAAGGGTATTGTTCCCTTTCCGATAATACCGGATACTACAGGCAGCCGGCTTCCTATCACATATCCAAGGTAATACAATAGATTCCAAACGATATAAGGGACCAGAACACTTCTGATCCTGGAGTTCCATTTGATCCA is a window of [Clostridium] saccharolyticum WM1 DNA encoding:
- a CDS encoding cell wall-binding protein; the encoded protein is MKRKGLIMLAVTAMLAIGASSVDAWAAEGWAQSGSAWVYYDSSGNKVTNTWKKGADNLWRYLNSNGDMAVNTWVENTYYMDSNGILVTDKWMKFQDSGSSQYKWYYFGSSGKAIMDNWSKINNKWYYFDSNGEMQTGWVLDNIYYCGTDGAMRTGWQKLFPPDSDNNGDRVTPGDNDDGKYWYYFNDSGKKYVPKDVSGDYATYKIDGVSYCFDSDGALQTGWKNVGIENAEYDIQNYKYYDSNGKLRVGWYSVEPPQDLSGYEESVEWFYFSNSGVPKTGPKEGEASTQNIIKLNDKTYLFNNLGNPVYGLQKVMIGSTSEYTAFYFGDKKTSTMQKGKVRVIEGDGSEATYYFSDSGRGYTGVKDGSLYYMGKLQCADEGTKYEAIAIPTGSTKTTYVVNTSGKVAKSTTVKNSEGVKYKTGSNGNLLKVDDETPSGEGRAPTEPTWD
- a CDS encoding acyltransferase family protein encodes the protein MEERKFYNKIIWFTFFFSVLVIWVHSYNAVLFLGNTRAAMKVSQLERFLGDQVAQFAVPGFFLISSYLFFRNFTMDRLWIKWNSRIRSVLVPYIVWNLLYYLGYVIGSRLPVVSGIIGKGTIPFRITVAAEAVLHYTYNYVFWYLNQLIVLIILAPVIYLLIRKMLPGVLLLTGTLAAIYWGLSLPFVNLDALFYYSFGAFAAVLGRRYAEQPWSRKRFWAGLFFVAAGLFIKDLDLPGSIKGEIAATTVICRLFIPVGLWFLVPDRFMGETKDWMRQNFFLYAVHFAMVRMINKTGALLLPAFPALPLGLFLLMPVLCVIFSYWTGLFLRRYLPVLWNLVNGGR
- the rpsJ gene encoding 30S ribosomal protein S10, with product MASQVMRITLKAYDHQLVDQSAGKIIDTVKKTGSKVSGPVPLPTKKEVVTILRAVHKYKDSREQFEQRTHKRLIDIITPSQKTVDALSRLEMPAGVYIDIKMKNK
- the rplW gene encoding 50S ribosomal protein L23, giving the protein MADIKYYDVIQKPVVTEKSMNAMASKKYTFIVHTDANKAMIKEAVEKMFPGTKVASVNTMNLDGKTKRRGMTFGKTAKTKKAIVQLTADSKDIEIFEGL
- a CDS encoding class I SAM-dependent methyltransferase, whose protein sequence is MWIAEGWKDYEVIDCSEGEKLERWGKYLLVRPDPQVIWSTPKTEKGWKKMNGHYHRSAKGGGEWEFFDLPEQWTISYKDLTFQLKPFSFKHTGLFPEQAANWDWFSEKIKQAGRPVKVLNLFAYTGGATLAAAKAGASVTHVDASRGMVGWAKENARSSNLESSSIRWMVDDCVKFVEREIRRGNHYDGIIMDPPSYGRGPKGEIWKIEDAIYPLVKLCAQLLSDQPLFFLINSYTTGLAPSVLSYMISTEIGSKFGGTVQSEEVGLPVTRTGLVLPCGASGRWWA
- the rplD gene encoding 50S ribosomal protein L4, which encodes MANVSVYNMEGKEVGTLELNDAVFGVDVNEHLVHMAVVSQLANKRQGTQKAKTRAEVSGGGRKPWKQKGTGHARQGSTRSPQWTGGGVVFAPTPRDYTIRLNKKERRLALKSALTSRVNENKFIVVDELKFDEIKTKKFQTVLNNLKVSKALVVMGEDSTNAVMSARNIAAVKTAFANTINVYDILKYSTVVATKTAVAAIEEVYA
- the rplC gene encoding 50S ribosomal protein L3, which gives rise to MKKGILATKVGMTQIFNENGVLTPVTVLQAGPCVVTQVKTVENDGYSAVQVGYVDKREKLVSKPIKGHFDKAGVSYKRYVREFKLENADQYSVKDEIKAEIFAAGDKIDATAISKGKGFQGAIKRHGQSRGPMAHGSKFHRHAGSNGACSDPSKVFKGKKMPGQMGNKKVTIQNLEIVRVDAENNLILVKGAVPGPKKSLVTIKETVKASN
- a CDS encoding chorion class high-cysteine HCB protein 13, translating into MCCFNIGFSVGSCGCNRWCNWGINNGCCNWGWNNGCNWGWNNRCNCGWNNGCNWGGCNRCNRCGCNRGCNNRCN